A portion of the Pseudoalteromonas luteoviolacea genome contains these proteins:
- the ftsH gene encoding ATP-dependent zinc metalloprotease FtsH produces MAKNLILWLVIAVVLMTVFQSFNGGEQIDRQTSYTQFVKEVRSGAIREANIDRTAGTISGTKSNGERFQTIMPLYDEDLINDLLKNDVNVKGVAPEEQSFLANVFISWFPMLLLIGVWIFFMRQMQGGGGKGAMSFGKSKARLMSEDQVKTTFADVAGCDEAKEDVTELVDFLRDPSKFQKLGGNIPKGVLMVGPPGTGKTLLAKAVAGEAKVPFFTISGSDFVEMFVGVGASRVRDMFEQAKKAAPCIIFIDEIDAVGRKRGAGMGGGHDEREQTLNQMLVEMDGFEGNEGIIVIAATNRPDVLDPALLRPGRFDRQVVVGLPDVRGREQILNVHMRKVPLDSNVEASLIARGTPGFSGADLANLVNEAALFAARGNKRKVSMAEFDAAKDKIMMGAERKSMVMSEKEKEMTAYHEAGHAIVGRLVPEHDPVYKVSIIPRGRALGVTMYLPEQDRVSHSKEHLESMLSSLYGGRIAEAIIYGDDKVTTGASNDIERATDIARKMVTQWGLSPVLGPQMYMEEQGEMYMGGSSSRMSGVSDETAKLIDAEIKKFVTNNYDRAEQILKDNMDILHAMKDALMKYETIDAGQIDDLMERKEVRPPRDAHDRKSDKDNGASNDTSAPKVEETSSEIPPQSNTELDDKP; encoded by the coding sequence ATGGCGAAGAACTTAATTCTCTGGCTTGTCATTGCAGTTGTGCTTATGACAGTGTTTCAGAGTTTCAATGGTGGCGAGCAAATTGATCGTCAAACAAGTTACACTCAGTTTGTAAAAGAAGTACGTAGTGGAGCGATCAGAGAAGCAAATATTGATCGTACAGCTGGTACTATTTCAGGGACTAAAAGTAACGGTGAACGTTTTCAAACAATCATGCCGTTATATGATGAAGACCTAATTAATGATTTGCTAAAAAATGATGTGAACGTGAAAGGCGTTGCACCAGAAGAGCAATCTTTCTTGGCGAACGTTTTTATTTCTTGGTTCCCAATGTTGCTGTTAATTGGTGTATGGATTTTCTTCATGCGTCAAATGCAAGGCGGTGGCGGTAAAGGCGCAATGTCGTTTGGTAAAAGTAAAGCTCGACTGATGAGTGAAGACCAGGTCAAAACGACATTTGCAGACGTAGCCGGTTGTGATGAAGCGAAAGAAGATGTAACAGAACTTGTAGACTTCTTACGTGATCCGTCTAAATTCCAGAAGCTTGGCGGTAATATTCCTAAAGGGGTACTCATGGTAGGTCCTCCTGGTACAGGTAAAACATTACTTGCTAAGGCTGTCGCTGGTGAAGCGAAAGTACCATTCTTCACGATTTCTGGTTCAGACTTTGTAGAGATGTTTGTAGGTGTGGGTGCATCTCGAGTAAGAGATATGTTTGAGCAGGCTAAAAAAGCAGCGCCTTGCATTATCTTTATCGATGAGATTGACGCAGTAGGCCGTAAGCGTGGTGCAGGTATGGGAGGCGGTCATGATGAGCGCGAACAAACGCTAAACCAAATGCTTGTTGAAATGGATGGTTTTGAGGGTAACGAAGGTATCATTGTGATCGCTGCGACCAACAGACCTGATGTTTTAGACCCTGCACTATTAAGACCAGGCCGTTTTGACCGTCAAGTTGTTGTAGGCTTACCAGATGTACGTGGTCGTGAACAGATCCTAAATGTACATATGCGTAAAGTGCCGCTTGATTCGAACGTTGAAGCGTCGTTGATTGCCCGTGGTACGCCTGGATTCTCAGGTGCAGATTTGGCTAACTTGGTCAATGAAGCTGCTTTATTTGCCGCTCGTGGTAACAAACGTAAGGTCAGTATGGCTGAATTTGATGCTGCGAAAGACAAGATCATGATGGGTGCTGAGCGCAAGTCAATGGTCATGTCTGAGAAAGAAAAAGAGATGACAGCATACCACGAAGCTGGCCATGCTATCGTTGGTCGACTAGTGCCTGAGCACGACCCAGTCTATAAGGTATCTATTATTCCTCGCGGTAGAGCATTGGGCGTGACGATGTACTTACCTGAACAAGACCGTGTGAGTCACTCTAAAGAGCACCTTGAGTCTATGTTATCTAGTTTATATGGTGGTCGAATTGCAGAAGCCATTATTTACGGTGACGATAAAGTAACGACCGGTGCGAGTAACGATATTGAACGAGCGACAGATATAGCTCGCAAGATGGTAACTCAATGGGGTTTAAGCCCTGTATTGGGCCCACAAATGTACATGGAAGAACAAGGTGAAATGTACATGGGTGGTAGCAGCTCAAGAATGTCTGGTGTTTCTGATGAAACAGCTAAGTTAATTGATGCTGAAATCAAAAAGTTTGTGACAAATAACTACGACAGAGCAGAGCAGATCTTAAAAGACAATATGGACATCCTTCATGCAATGAAAGATGCATTGATGAAGTATGAAACAATTGATGCTGGACAGATCGATGATTTGATGGAGCGTAAAGAAGTTCGCCCTCCAAGAGATGCCCATGATCGTAAGTCTGATAAAGATAACGGCGCGAGTAACGACACTTCAGCACCTAAAGTTGAAGAGACAAGTTCAGAAATTCCGCCTCAATCAAATACAGAACTTGATGACAAGCCTTAA
- the rlmE gene encoding 23S rRNA (uridine(2552)-2'-O)-methyltransferase RlmE, which translates to MANKKHSASSKRWLKEHVDDPFVHEAQKRGYRSRAVFKLEEIQQRDKLIRPGMHVVDLGAAPGSWSQYLAEQVGDKGEVIACDILPMDSLPGVAFLQGDFREESVLNALLDRIGGKNIDVVFSDMAPNMSGNNVIDQAGSMYLVELALDMCHQVLKSNGAFAVKVFQGEGFDQFVQEVRNVFKVVKIRKPKASRPRSREVYIVATGYKL; encoded by the coding sequence ATGGCAAATAAAAAACACTCAGCGAGTTCAAAACGCTGGTTAAAAGAGCATGTAGACGATCCTTTTGTTCATGAAGCACAAAAGCGAGGTTATCGCTCACGGGCTGTATTTAAGCTTGAAGAGATACAACAGCGAGATAAATTAATCCGCCCTGGTATGCATGTTGTTGATTTGGGTGCTGCTCCGGGAAGTTGGTCACAATACCTTGCTGAGCAAGTGGGTGATAAAGGCGAAGTCATTGCGTGTGATATTCTCCCTATGGATTCATTACCTGGTGTTGCATTCTTGCAAGGTGACTTTCGCGAAGAAAGCGTGTTGAATGCATTATTAGACCGTATTGGCGGGAAAAACATTGATGTTGTATTTTCGGATATGGCACCAAACATGAGCGGAAACAACGTGATAGATCAAGCTGGTAGTATGTATTTGGTAGAGTTAGCACTGGATATGTGCCACCAAGTACTGAAGTCTAACGGCGCGTTTGCGGTCAAAGTTTTCCAAGGTGAAGGATTTGATCAATTTGTACAGGAAGTGCGTAATGTATTTAAAGTTGTAAAGATCCGTAAACCAAAAGCGTCTCGACCTAGGTCACGTGAAGTATATATAGTGGCGACAGGATACAAACTGTAG
- the yhbY gene encoding ribosome assembly RNA-binding protein YhbY: MTLSNKQKQHLKGLAHALKPVVLLGGNGLTEGVLLEIEQCLEIHELIKVKVPTNDRETKQLIFDAIVRETGAHKVQSIGHILVLYRQSEEKKIILPRN; the protein is encoded by the coding sequence ATGACTTTATCAAATAAACAAAAGCAGCACCTTAAAGGGCTAGCTCACGCTCTAAAACCTGTCGTTTTACTTGGCGGTAACGGCCTAACAGAGGGCGTATTGTTAGAAATTGAACAGTGTTTAGAAATTCACGAGTTGATCAAAGTTAAAGTCCCAACTAATGACCGAGAAACCAAACAGCTTATATTTGATGCAATTGTCCGCGAGACTGGTGCTCATAAAGTTCAATCGATCGGACATATTTTAGTACTTTATCGTCAAAGCGAAGAGAAGAAAATAATCCTTCCTCGCAACTAA
- a CDS encoding serine hydrolase domain-containing protein yields the protein MKSLFIFSKCLILMVLSHPVKSSEIERAKAWEHFVNGYSKQVRQKLKEKSVPGAALSITHLEFGDLAKGYGRTKVKKGRKVDGKTRFRLASVSKTFAGSLAAKLAAEERIDLDKYVADYLPIFLDSQYSTLRVYHLLTHSSGLVPNAYDNLIESRMSYEDIYPRLLKVDRLCRPGICYGYQNVMFSLVGNVIKQATGLSYETWLNEFMFKPLGMKDAGVGYAHMTQNENYALPHVKGRKYWHTARLKKHYYKVAPAAGVNASAEDMVVWLKAQLGVYPSVLSLDALTIQSRPFTRTKRELKRRVWRKYVDHAHYGLGWRIYDFEGETVYYHSGWVQGYRTDVVVLPYLGIGFSLLLNAESGVINQLTTNFIRDAIKVARKTEPQ from the coding sequence ATGAAGTCACTATTTATATTTTCAAAATGCTTAATATTAATGGTTTTATCTCATCCCGTTAAAAGTAGTGAGATAGAAAGAGCAAAAGCGTGGGAGCATTTTGTAAACGGCTATTCTAAGCAAGTCAGACAAAAACTAAAAGAAAAATCGGTGCCTGGCGCGGCGTTGAGCATTACCCATTTAGAATTTGGGGACTTAGCTAAGGGTTACGGAAGAACCAAAGTAAAAAAAGGGCGTAAGGTTGATGGTAAAACGCGCTTTAGATTGGCGTCCGTGTCCAAAACTTTCGCTGGGTCTTTAGCTGCTAAGTTAGCTGCCGAAGAGCGGATAGATTTAGATAAATACGTTGCCGATTATCTACCAATATTTTTAGACAGCCAGTATTCAACGCTGCGCGTGTATCATTTATTGACTCATTCGAGTGGCTTGGTGCCCAATGCTTATGACAATTTGATTGAGTCTAGAATGTCGTATGAGGACATATACCCTCGATTATTAAAGGTTGATCGCTTGTGTCGACCGGGTATTTGTTATGGTTATCAAAATGTTATGTTTAGCTTGGTGGGAAATGTTATAAAACAGGCGACAGGGCTTAGTTATGAAACTTGGCTTAATGAGTTCATGTTCAAGCCGTTAGGCATGAAAGATGCCGGCGTTGGCTACGCTCACATGACACAAAATGAGAACTACGCTTTACCTCATGTGAAAGGTCGTAAATACTGGCATACAGCGAGATTAAAAAAGCATTATTATAAAGTTGCGCCCGCTGCTGGGGTCAATGCCAGTGCAGAAGACATGGTTGTATGGTTGAAAGCACAGTTGGGTGTCTATCCTAGTGTATTATCGCTCGATGCGTTAACGATCCAATCCAGGCCATTTACGCGCACTAAACGGGAGCTCAAACGTAGAGTGTGGCGCAAATATGTTGATCACGCGCACTATGGACTAGGTTGGAGGATTTATGATTTTGAGGGGGAGACCGTTTACTACCATAGTGGCTGGGTGCAAGGCTACAGAACAGATGTGGTTGTATTACCTTATTTGGGCATTGGATTTAGTTTGTTGCTCAATGCAGAGAGCGGTGTCATTAACCAACTCACTACCAACTTTATTCGCGACGCAATTAAAGTTGCGCGAAAAACAGAGCCGCAATAG
- a CDS encoding response regulator transcription factor codes for MEQYGTILLVEDDESLAQWVADYLNNQGYTTHCCHRGDEVISMVKQINPDLVLLDIMLPGQDGISVCRELRQFYNKPIIMLTAKDEEMDEVIGLEVGASDYVIKPVRPRALLARIKANARAAQDSGNKEQSNSAILAVGNLKIDTQSRKVLVSEQEVVISSAEYLLLHFLASNAGEVVSRDAVFKATKGREYDGLDRSVDVLISALRKKFDDDPQNPEKIKTIWGKGYLLVPSAW; via the coding sequence ATGGAGCAATATGGGACTATTTTACTGGTCGAAGACGATGAATCACTTGCACAGTGGGTTGCTGATTATTTAAACAACCAAGGCTATACCACACATTGTTGTCACCGTGGAGATGAAGTAATTTCTATGGTAAAGCAAATTAATCCAGATTTAGTGCTGCTGGATATTATGCTACCTGGGCAAGATGGGATCAGTGTTTGTCGAGAGCTTAGGCAGTTTTACAACAAACCAATCATCATGCTAACCGCTAAAGATGAAGAAATGGACGAAGTCATAGGCTTAGAAGTTGGCGCCAGTGATTATGTAATTAAGCCCGTTAGGCCGAGAGCTTTGCTTGCAAGAATAAAAGCAAATGCCCGCGCAGCACAAGATTCTGGGAATAAAGAGCAGTCAAATAGCGCTATTTTGGCTGTTGGTAACTTAAAGATAGATACGCAATCGCGTAAAGTTCTGGTCTCGGAGCAAGAGGTCGTTATTTCCAGTGCTGAATACTTGCTGCTTCACTTCTTAGCTTCTAATGCTGGTGAAGTGGTATCCAGAGACGCCGTGTTTAAAGCGACGAAGGGCCGTGAATATGATGGTTTGGATCGCAGCGTAGACGTATTAATTTCTGCATTACGTAAAAAGTTTGATGACGACCCTCAGAACCCAGAAAAAATTAAAACAATATGGGGAAAAGGTTATTTGCTCGTGCCATCTGCATGGTAA
- a CDS encoding sensor histidine kinase, translated as MRKLYLSLLTGVIISIVLLGWLIDTFSEQTAPDEDNFFWQAKLLVGIANQAGDKEIEKRNAFIEQAGKDFDLKIAYHLGASLALPEELTEQMHRPQGLLIDSDEGYFYLLKSTPAIKPDYIELQLDKPPERNSYDVFLTLAFYSGVCAFMWFVLAPLAKRLSVLTHAAKQFASGNLDTRIEVNHFTYIKDVELTFNRMANQIEKLLAENKLMASSLSHDIRTPVACLRFGFDAALEEDDIDEIHHLLERMEKDLDQMEDMLSSYLSFATLEQKSHLLKFEPIKLQGYISDIVAQMHPKMSKNGLTANLSIKSELMMEADLHWLARAISNLLSNACDFAQMQLFISAKLHEHEIEITVEDDGPGIEPENWNKVFNPFFQEQSHRNRAGKSYGLGLAIVSKVVDWHHGKASVGRSELLGGAKFTLILPCKAVSQTVQSE; from the coding sequence ATGAGAAAATTGTATTTATCTTTGTTAACTGGTGTCATTATCTCAATTGTATTATTGGGGTGGCTTATTGACACATTTAGTGAGCAAACTGCGCCAGATGAAGATAACTTCTTTTGGCAAGCCAAATTGCTCGTAGGCATCGCTAACCAAGCCGGTGACAAAGAGATTGAAAAACGCAATGCATTCATCGAACAAGCAGGAAAAGATTTTGACTTAAAAATCGCTTATCACTTAGGCGCTTCTCTTGCCCTCCCTGAAGAGCTAACAGAACAAATGCATCGCCCACAAGGCTTACTTATTGACTCTGACGAAGGTTATTTTTATTTATTAAAATCAACGCCGGCAATCAAACCTGATTACATCGAGCTACAATTAGACAAACCGCCTGAGAGAAATAGCTATGATGTTTTCCTCACCCTTGCCTTTTATTCCGGTGTCTGTGCATTTATGTGGTTTGTTTTGGCACCGTTAGCAAAAAGGTTGTCAGTGCTGACACATGCAGCAAAACAATTTGCTAGTGGTAATTTGGATACCCGGATTGAAGTAAATCACTTTACATACATCAAAGACGTAGAACTCACGTTCAATCGCATGGCAAACCAAATCGAGAAGTTACTTGCTGAAAACAAACTTATGGCGTCTAGTTTATCTCATGACATCAGAACACCCGTCGCTTGCCTCCGATTTGGTTTTGACGCTGCTTTGGAAGAAGATGATATTGATGAAATCCACCACCTTCTAGAGCGCATGGAAAAGGATTTGGACCAAATGGAAGATATGTTGTCCAGTTACCTCTCCTTCGCCACTTTAGAACAAAAATCGCACCTATTAAAATTTGAGCCAATTAAATTGCAAGGGTATATTTCTGACATTGTGGCGCAAATGCACCCTAAAATGTCGAAAAACGGTCTTACCGCTAATCTTTCGATTAAATCAGAGCTTATGATGGAGGCCGACTTACACTGGTTAGCACGTGCTATTTCCAACCTACTGAGTAACGCCTGCGACTTTGCTCAAATGCAGCTGTTTATCAGCGCAAAATTACATGAACACGAAATTGAAATCACTGTTGAAGATGACGGCCCAGGTATAGAGCCAGAGAACTGGAACAAGGTATTTAACCCCTTTTTCCAAGAGCAAAGCCATCGCAATCGCGCAGGTAAAAGCTATGGTTTAGGCTTGGCGATTGTCTCGAAAGTGGTCGACTGGCATCACGGAAAAGCTTCAGTGGGCCGCTCTGAGTTATTAGGCGGGGCTAAATTTACCTTGATTCTGCCCTGTAAAGCAGTCTCACAAACTGTACAGAGTGAATGA